agcttgtcctctctgcaacctgtcctgtaaaactgtcccagtttaaagaaataagaaaagctcAGTAAgaaactcctttctctctccctgtgctgctgttaagtagcctctctttcctgtcctgctgTTGGATgcatcctatctctgattcattctgtcaaatctttctctggtttgtcattttgtctgcccctcaatttgacatcactttcaagcatggctgcttccttctacaaactagccTTACCGTCATTGTTTTGGGTgaaaagtgtgtactaaggggatgtctgcattccagccaggtCACATAGACCTGgaatgtctttggatgtgatcctttgcaggagcagccatgttgctggattaaaattcctctgccctctgcactcACGCACAGGGACAACAGACAAGCAGCCGTACATCCTGTATCACAACACACAAAGCCAAGAGCTCATTTTAGAGAGTTTCAAGGAATCTAGTGACCAGATGTCAAGGTGCTACCTACTACTCAATCAACAATGTTCATAAAGTTAAatccagttttacagagagaagagattgATTACCAAGGTTCTGGAATAATTTACTTATTGACAAAAAGAGTTTAAAACAAACTAAACTCGATCTAAACAATTCCTCAATCCTTACATACAagttgactttctttttctttctaaatgatttttgggtgctggggtttgaagCTAGGAACTCACACAGGCTAAGAAATGTTACAAAtcatagcatttatttttaattttaaaaaatctcctttctttcagactttggccttaaaaaaaaaaaaaatctcctttctgttctcttttgtcTTAAGacctaattttaattaaaattatacacaTTGTCATAATTTCTTAGATAATAACCACTAGGAACACCAGTTTGATATgcaactatttttattaattttatttttgcattgcaAAGCACTTTTAGGGTACAATTAGATCTTTTAATTAAACAATAAGAATCATTTTAACTCCTAAGTTAATTGAACACAAGAACTATATTAGTTAGTAAGTTAGGGGTGTACATCATGAAATTCAAAGTTGAGTCaactgaggcaaaaaaaaaaaatttatgagaAGAATAATTAGTATTTCACGTTTCAATGGCAGCAAGGCCTGTGGTACATGACCATAGCCAACAAGAAGGTGAGACATCCTTAATGCTGGCCATATCAAGGGCATGGCTGGAACCCAGACTCAAGTAATTCTCAATTTCACAAGTACTGGATAGGCTACTAGAtggaccaaaataaataaagtaaagatAAGCCCAGGTTCACACGTCCACACGGTACTACTAAAAGGAAGGTAATATGCAACATTGTAAGCTGGCACTACAGCAAGTCTTttcatgctttgttttttcttcttcctcctctcttctcctcactcttcttccctttctcctactAAGACAATCCAATcaaccaatttttaaaacttcaaaaaaaacCTTTCCCTTTGTTAAGTTCCTTttccccccacttcctccttctacCTAAGTTTTCGCCGGACAAGTTCTGAGAGCGCACATACAACATCGCTAGTGTTAGTGCTAGAACAGTTTCGGAGTAGCCTATGTTATGGTGAGGGTTCGGAGCTGCTTCGGAGCTGGGAGCTTGGACTAGGCACCACTATGCGTTTCCGCACTCGGGatccgccgctgctgccgcctcctcctcctgcgGGCTCTGGGATCTGCACGCGCGATCCATGTCCTGCTGCTTCTTCAGCTGCTGCATTTTCATGTTTAAATCCAGTAACGTTTGGGCCAGCTGATGGTTCTGGAAACGCAATTCcagctaaaaggaaaaaaaataataataagggaTTTTTATTAGTTTGAGATACAGATCAAATGAAACTGCTCTCTGGCTGCACATGAGAAATAAGGcgtaggaaggaaaggaaaataaggcagaaagaaagatgtATTTCTCATCTTATTCTCCCAGTCTGACTGTTGGGGTCTGGCTATTAAAGTATCTTTTTCTACAACAAggtaaaaaaaatccagaaaaataaataggtTTTGAAATGGccttgaaatgaaaacaaaaatagctgATGCGCAAAGCTGTCCATGTGAAAAATACCTATGCAGCGAAGGCTGTTTTCAAGCAATGGCGTGTGATCACAGCGAAATCATTTATCTTTATGAGCTTTCTGAGCCACCGGATAACTGCCCGGGGCCACCTGAGTGCTCAGGATCTGGACCCATTTACTTGATTACTTGTCATTTCAAGTTTTCAGGATTTTAAATGGCCTCCCTGCCGAGTAAAAACATATAACGACACCTCAGAGGCGCATGTATAGTTATGTGTCCTTATATAATCTAACACTTTTCACTCTAGAACAAAGCCTGTTATATAGCAAGGTTGATTCATAGCCTCCTCCAGTGGGAGTTTATGAGGCCCTCGTgtgttcaaataaaaattttaaaaattacatctccGAGGACGGGTTACTTAGGAGGCAGTCCACCAGCAAAGTTTACTCCAGCAGTATTATAACCCTAAAGCTAACGATCAACTATTTGCATATTTCTTCAATTCAGTCATGCTTAATGCAGTTTGTACAAGAACATTTTCTGCACACCATCCTCTATCAGCTCATCAGGAGTAGCCCTCAGGATAAGCCATGGCACTGTAATGGTAAACTGCAAGTACTGCGCTGGttgattccttccttttttttattcttttgcacTTGCAACCACTTCTCTAGAAGcaaaaattagaaatgataaAGGAGACAGACATCCAAGGCACCCAGCAAAGAATCAGAAACAAAccacactgccaccaccactaaGAACCCCCATAATTTACCACAGCACCGTCCTCTGATGCATTCCTCCAGCTCTAGAGTCACGCCCTGCTTTTCTCGACTCATTCCCTAGCACTGTCTCCAGGCCTGCTCCTATCACAGGTGGCCAGACACCTTGCCAGTCTCCAAGGAAATGTGCGGAGACACACCTCGGTTCCACCCCTCTCTTCTAAGATGCTCTCTGCCACTACTCTTTCCATAGAACGTCAGTAGGTATCTGTTCTTTCTGCAAAGGCTCCTGTAATCATGGTCAGGCATCCTTGCCTCTTCATCGGGCCTCCAGAGCATCCCATTTACATGCCTCTGATAGCAGAGCCTACACAAGCCTGACGCTGCTCCGTGTAGATCCTGCTACTTCTTTGTGACGCATAGTAGGGTCTCTGTGCCTTTGCTAAAAGACTGAATGGATGGAGGGATAAATCAATCAGACGACGGATGTCTGTCCTCTACCTTCAGGCCAAGTATCCAAAAGGGAAAATCACTGCTAATGATTTACCCATCTAAGTAAAGTGTGTGTAATTCACACTTATTTAGGAAATTCACACAGGTGTGGTTTCTCAACTCCTTTCATCATGGATCCCTTTGAGGGCCTGATGAAAGCTCCAAAACTTCTCTGAAGggtgactttaaaataaaaaaaaaaaaaagacttcatggACATAGGAAGTTTTAGGTTTAACTCCAGAAACCAAGTCAAAGAACTTGGAAATCAATGCCATCCATTAGGAAGAGTTAACAACTCAACTGATTATCTGTTCATCATTGTCCCTTAGACAAACACCACTGTGATACATGATGCCTGTGCATCCTACACATGGGAACACTAATGCTCATAAAGCTAATGACCCAGATCAAAAACCACAAGtagtgatgctgctgctgctgctgatgatgatgataatgataaggATACCTTCTTATGAGCAGTCACATGGACCAGGGAGCTTCTGAGGATGCTGACCAGGGCCTACACCCCAGGCCAACAGCATCTGCTTATGGGGAAAATTCTCTACTTCCTTTCCAGgacaaaattcttttaaaaaaaatttttttttaaatttcttttcttgtgcatatctgtgtttgcatgtgtgagtgcaggcatgcTTCAgcacagtgtctctctgtggagGGCAAGGAGTGGGTTGTCTCCCGCCACCATGTGGGAActggggattaaattcaggtctTCAGGTCTGTCCACAGCGCCTCTAAAgcaccatcttgctggcccaattCTCGATATGTTCATTTTTGTCCTTTTAGGCACAACCAGCTGCCAAGatctataataattataataataacaagTCAATAAAAAGTGCATATGGCCGGTGCGTGTCATATAATAATATCTCATGTAATTATTACAGTAGTCTAATGGCATTAACTCTATGTTACAGTTGAATAAGCAAACTAAACTCTACTAGTTAATAGGCTCAAAGCTGTCGGACCAGCAAGTATTAGCTGAACCCAGAATTCCCTACCTTCTCTCACCCATGTCACTTGCCTAAAGCTCCTCTCGTTGAAGCAACCTGTTGGAATGTTAAGGTTAAAGGTGCCTCAGAGATTGTCCTGCTTGACCTAGAGATGAGTCAGcaagaggtggggggggagggggaagggggcaacATATCCCAGCTCAGCAGCTTAGGGGTTCCTTCAGCTTTCCTTTAGCCAGGCCTTGGCATTCCAGAGCTCTGGTATCCTGGCCCACAGCAGGAACCTCCCGGTGTGAAGTGAGGTGGCTTCACCAGGCAGCAGCAAGACATCTTCACCGGCCAGCTTCCCGAGCTCACCATTTCCACTTGTGGATGAAAACCTGGTGTTCCGCACACACCCATAGATCAAACATTATGCATCCTTATCGAATtcggggtggtttttttttttttttaatatattaaattggATTTACCATCGAGTTGTCCTTCTAAAGGCCAGAAATGAGACCAACCACTGCCAAGATTTCTTAACTGTTCTGAATGAGTGGTTGGTTAATTGTCTCATTCAATGCAAAGAACGTCCCAAGTCTCTGTGACGCAGCATTCATTTGCATCGCCATTTTCAAGTATAGGTTCTTTATGCTTTTGTCCTTTACAAATtgtctaatttaatttttttgcattaaaaaaaaagtcatctaaaGTATCTATGTGCACTCCTTCCTGTTAAACACCCAgttgtttttctaaattcttagcaatggataaaataaaaatatttgacatgACTTAAGAGTTTCTGATGGAATATTCCATCCATTTTGGTTGTCAGTTTCATTGAAATTTCTGTCTCTGAAGGCTAAACTAAGAGTTTGCTTTGGGAAAACTTctagagaacagaaactacagaaacAGTCTGGGAGGGGCTCCTGGAGTTTGGGCCAGTCACTGGACTGTGTAGGCCAAGCCCTGATACATAGAGCTGTGACCCATGGAGGCCTTAGCACTGAATCCAGAGGAAATCAGACGCCCAGGAGAGATCTCCCTCCCAGGCAGCAAGCCCGTAGGGAGTCCCCGGGGTCCTCTTACTGGCTAGGCTCCAGCTTCGGAGCCAAGGACTCAGGAGCACGAGCCCCGCAGCCGCACAGCCCGCGCTCACCAGCTCTGCGCGCAGCCGGGCCAGGGCGCACTCCATGCGCGCACGGCTCCGCTCCTCCCGCGCTGCCGCCGcggccgccgccaccgccgcca
This window of the Acomys russatus chromosome 17, mAcoRus1.1, whole genome shotgun sequence genome carries:
- the Aard gene encoding alanine and arginine-rich domain-containing protein encodes the protein MGLGDYSHCRQRMFRGLYGVSGRATLWSPAFHPMQRIPCGTWRVEAPEQVRASSLVLEHLRRQLERAFQRAAARGRARRAREAVAAVAAAAAAAREERSRARMECALARLRAELLELRFQNHQLAQTLLDLNMKMQQLKKQQDMDRACRSQSPQEEEAAAAADPECGNA